The Methanocaldococcus infernus ME region AACTTCTGATTTTTTCACTTCATCTAAGATGAGATCAATTAAAAATTTATTTTTTATTATTATTAAGGGTTTTTCAACATATCCTAACCTCCCCCCTTTTCCACCAGCCATGATTAGGGCTTTCATCTTATGTACACCTTAGCATTTAAGAATACAGGCCCCCTAACATCTATAACCTTATTCTCACCCATAATTTGTTTTAAGGCTAAGTCACTAATCTTTAAGTTTATATCACTTAATCCTCTAACTATGGTTACTCTAAAATTGAACTCTTCTATGTTAGAGAGTAGAGCCTCTTCAATCTTAGAAGTTAGCTTAAACATAATTCCATCAATATATCTTATCCCTGTACTAACTCCATCAGCCAATATCTTACTTATTAACTCCTTATATTCCTCCTTAACACCCTCTAAGCTCTTAGGAACTCCATATATTGAGCCATCATAAACATAAACCTCATTTAATGCTGATGGTCCCAACAATCTTTTATTTTCTTCTTTTTCAAATAACTCTACTGTTATTTCCCTCTCAACACTATTAAACTCAATATTCTCCTTAATCACTATAGATACTGGACTCTCCTTATCCTTATTTCTTATAGCTTCATCAATCAATTTATTGGTTAAGTTATATAGCTCATCTAACACTGGGACATTATCAACCTTTATCTCCTTAGCCAACTCTCTATCACTCAACCTTTGCCTATAAAATTGAGGATAAACCATTGCTCTAACATCTTCATAGTTATACAATATCATGGCTAACCTCTCAACTCCTAAACCAAGGTTTAACACAGGGACATCTATCCTATAGTTTGCCAATGCCACTGGAGAATAGATTCCAAAGGTAGCCACTTCCAACCAGCCAAGCTTTGGATGATAGGCATAAACCTCAGTCTGAGTCTCTGGAGTGTAGTATTTACTCCTCTTCTCATCAGGCTTAAATTTAAATCTTTTAAAGCCAAACTGTTCTAAGAGAGCTTCAGCTATTGCCATTCCATCATCAACACTAACATCCTCAGAAGCCAAAACACAAGAAGCTGAGTGATAACTCATTAAATGACTCTTATCCTCTCTCTGCTCTCTTCTAAAACATCTATCTATTGAAAATAATTTTATTGGCAATTCTCTATTCTTTATTAGGCTACTGAGTGTTATAAACCATCCTGATGTCATGTGACTTCTTAAAGTTAGCTTACTACTCTCTGGCTTTAGCTCCTTAAACTCTGGAAAAGCCTTTTCCAAAATTTTTAGGGAGAGCTCATCACTTATATTTAGAGCTTCAGCTATCTTATAGGTTAAGTCATCTCCATCTATAGCTCCCTTCTTATAGCTGTGTAAAACTCTCCTTAAACTTTCAGCTTTCTCCTCATTTAACTTAACCCCCAACTCTTCAATAATCTCTATTTTCTCTCTACCTAAACCAACATCTGGCCTTGGTAAGCCAGCAAGGTAGAAACATCTGTCAAGGACAGCCATAGCTTCAGGGCCAAACTGCTTATAGATATCTTGCTCATCAACAATAATAGGGTTTATAACCTCTTCAAAACCTAACCTTAGATAAGCTTCTCTCAATCTTTCAATGGTTTCCATAACAGGATGTGGTTTTCCATAACTTAGCTTAATCCTTGGATACCTCTCATTAATTCTCTTCTCCTTTATCAACTTCTTAGTTTCTATCCAAGCCTTTTCAAAGTCTTTCTTTGCTAATTCAGATACTTCCTCAATATTGAATCCCATCCTATCACTTCTGACATCCTCTTTATAATCTCTGTTGAATTCCCTCTCTCTTTTTGGATTTTTAAGATCTTCTCACTAACTTTCCCAGCTCTAATCTTTTTTGTTGGTATGTAAATATTCTTTTTAATCAATTCATTTTTTATTTCCCTCTTAATTTTCTCTCTATACTCTTTAATCTTTTCCCTACTCCATGATAAGTTTTTATCTATATATGGGATGGAGTTTATAGATAAAGCTATTAATCTCTCATCAACCTCATTTATTCTCTCCTCAGTGCTTTTCTCTTTATAAGCTAAGGTTATCCCTCTCTTCCTCTCTGGACTTTTTCTCTCTACTATTATATAGTTAGATTCAACTAAAGCTCTTCTAAATGGGATAGAGGAGGAGTAGGAAACTAAAACTCCCTCTTTATTTAAGTGGCTATAGAGCTTTTTTAAAAAGTTGTATGTGTAAAGAGTAGGATCTCTCTTTGGAGAGAAGGCATCATGAAAAATTATATCATAGTTGTAAAGGTTAATTTTCCTTGCATCAGCAACATCCAAAATAATGTTTTTATATTTACTTTTGTATGAATAACCAAGCTTATTTAAAAAATATTCCCTTATCTTATCTTTAACTATCTCATGCTCTTTAAATGGAATCTCCAAGAATAGAGATAGGAAGAGAACTTCCTCACAGATCTCTACCATGTGTATCTTAGCATCTTTATTAAAGTGCAGAGCTGAAACAGCATTATATGTTAAGCCTGAGCAGAGGTCTAAGATAAAAGGTTTCTTTTTATATTCAAGCTCTGTTGGTTTAACAAACTTATAAATAGCCTCTTTTAAGGATCCCATAGAAGAGTGCATCTTTTCATTTTCATCCTCAGCCTTTAATGTAAAAGTTCCATCTTCAGTTTTCACTAAAAATTTCTTTATCTCCTCTAAGATTCTCACTTTTAGCTTCTCTTCATTATCTCCATCATAAATAGGGATATACTTCCTAATTACTTTAAGAGCTTCCCTCTGTGGTAGCATAATTTTAACCATAATAAAGATATTTTAAGCAGAGAATAACCATTTTTTTGGCTATCTCATCTAATGTATAAGGGGTTATTGGTTCCCCATCTTTAATAAACTTTCTTGTTCCCACAACAGTGTGGTTTTTAACACCTAACAGCTTAGCAGGCCCCTTAGTGTATTGGCTATCATCAATGTAAACCTTCTCCTCTATTCCAAAGACACCATTTGAGCCTATAGTTTTAATTCCCCTCTCATGACAATAATTTACTATCTCTCTTGTTATTGGTATTGTATTTCCTCCAGCTATGCAAATGATAACAACATCTCCCTTAATAAGGTGTAAGTTATCTTTATTTATATTAGTCCTATAGACTTCAGCCCTCTCTCCAAAGAATCTTTTAACAAGATCAACCTTATACTCTCCAACCTTTCCTCCAAGTCTTCTATGAACAATATCATTCTCCTCAATCTTTGCTGAGTCAAAGAGATAAACCTTTTCAGCCCCTCCTCTATGAACCTCTAAGAGGTTGAAGGCTACTCTAACCCCCAACCTTCCACAGCCAATTATTGAAACCTCTCCTCTTGGCTTTAATTTTTTTTCTAACTCTTCAACTTCATCCATGGATTACTCCCCTAAGTATTTCTTTAACTTATCCAACTGCTCACAGGTTCCAAATGCATAAATAATATCTCCAACATTCAGCTTTAACTCAGGTGGAGGGTTGGTTATATATTTTCCATCCTTTACAACCACCAGTATAGTAGCTCCAGTTTTCTCTCTAATCTTGGAATCTTTTATAGAGACTCCATCTAACTCTTTATTTTTAACTTCAAATCTTCTAATTTCCATGTCTTCCTTTGTAGCCACTAATGAATGGATAAACTCAACAATCTCAGGAGATATTGCCAACCTTGCTATTTCCATTCCTCCAACAGTGTAGGGGCAGACAGCTCTATCAGCTCCAGCCTTTATTAACTTGTCTAATGTAGATGGAGCATCAGCTTTAGACACAATAAAGATATTTGGATTCAATTTTTTGGCTGATAATGTTATAAAGACATTCTCAGCATCTGAGCCCACAACAGTTATTAAACCTTTAGCCTTCTTTATCTTAGCTTTCTCTAAGGTTTCATCCTGAGTAGCATCTCCATGGATACAGAGAAAGTTAGGATTTTTTTCTATTTCCTCCTTTAACTTCTCTTCATCTTTATCTATAACTATATAAGGAATATTATTCTTCTCAAGCTCATAAGCTACTATCCTTCCAAGCCTTCCAAAACCACAGATAATATAATGATTTTCCAACTTTTTTATTCTATCTCTCATCCTTTTCAGCCTAAAGTATCTTTTAAAATGCCCCTCTATAAAGAAGCTGGCAACATTACTTAATGTATAAGCTACAGCCCCAACTCCAGCAAAGATGTAGATGATAACTGAAAGCTTTCCAAGAAAGGTTTTGGGGGTGTAGTCTCCATAACCAACTGTGGAGATGGTTACAACTGCTGTATAGAAAGCAGTGAAAAAATCCCAATGCTCTGTAATACTTAAAATTAAAGATTCTAAGAGGATAATAGAGAATATAGCTAAAATCCCAACAATAATTTTCTCATGAGTTTCCATCTTCTCCTCTTAAAGCCTTCTGTATAGATGTAATGATCCCTGAGATAAATAAAAGGACAGAAAAGATAATAATTAACTTCCCAGCCTCAGTTTTTGGGGTTATATCTCCATAACCAACTGTTGTTATTGAGATGGTTGTAAAGTAAAAGGCATCAAAGAAGTTATTTATTTCTGGATTAACCTCACCCTCAAAAACCCAGATAAAGCAGGAAGATATAAAGCAGAGAATTAAGAGAGTTAGAAAGTTAATAACCTCTGGATACTTCTCTATCTTCCTTATTTTTATAATTCTAAGCAAAACTAAGATTCTTATCAAGTTGATAAGCCTTAAATTAACTAAAACCTTTGAGTAGAAAATATTTAGGGTGTAAAGAACAAAAGCTATAATAACTATAGTATCTATAATATTATAAATATCTTTAAAAAACTCCTTTTTGCACTTAGCCTTGTAAAAATTGTAAAGAGTTTCAAAAGTGAAGTAGAGGATAGCTATATAATCCAAGATAAAAAGAACTTGAGAATGTATATGATAGGTTGAGAGTATAAAGGAAATAGCTATCTCCAATGTGAAAATTAAGCTTAAAAGTTCTTTAATTTTTCCCATTGTAACCACCAAAAAAGAGGGAGGAGTTATATGTTAAGAGAGCTTGTTAAAAGAAGTTGGGAACTTATTGAAGAGGAAGAGAGGATTAGATACATTGATGAAGCATTTTTAGGCTCTTTGATCACCCTCCTATTGGATAACAATTTTGTTCTAATTGAAATTAAAACTATGAATGAATATAAAAGCTTAACCTTTGAACACTTAGACAGTTGGCTTAGGGTTAAGTTAGATATCTTCCCCAAAGAGCATAGCTTAGCTGAGTTTAAAACTGTAGGATCAAGAGCTTTATTAAGGCTCTCTGTTGGAGCTCCTTCAAAGCTTGAGAAGTTTTTAAAGTTTGGAGTTAAAGAAATACTTTCTTCAAGGCTTGGGAGTGTTGGCTCTATAGTTTATGACTATGACAATTACTACACCTATGTAGGTGTAACTTTATATATACTAATAAATGACTACATAGATGAAAATCTTAACATAGACTGGGAAAAGCTAAAGAACTTCTTAAAAGCTATTGAAGAGCTTACAGCATACTTAGAGGGATGAAGATGTTTAACATTCTAAGAGAAATTAAACATAGTAAAGAGTTAATTAGTGCAAAGGATGAGATTTTTGTAGGAGAGCTTATAAGATACATGTATAAGAATGGAGGCTATCTTATAAATATTAGCTCTTTAGAACACTCCCATAACTTAACATTTAAGTTCAAAAATTCTAAGATTTATAAGTTGAATGTTTCAGTTGAGAGAAAGGTTGATGGCTTAGCCTCCAAGCTTATAGGTTCTCAAACCTTACTAACCTTAGAGGTGATCAAAAAGAAAGAGTTGGTTGAGCCAGAGGAAGTTATTAAAATGATAGGGACTGATTTAAAAAACATGTTGAAAGTTCCTTTATTTGGGCAGGTTAAGATTGATCATGACTTAAATTATATTAAGGCAAGAACTACCTATATAATTGACTTAAATAAATTTATTCATGAAAAGGAAGTTAATAAGGAAGAGCTGGAGAAGGAGATTGAAAAGATTATAGGGACTTTAATTGAAAGTTTAGAAGAGGTTTAAATTTATTCTCAAGTAAGTTAATTTACTAAATTTCTATTCTTATCTTCTATAATATTTTTCAATAATTTCCTCAACCTCTTCCTCAGGGATGTTAAATTTCTTTGCTATCCTCTTTAGCCTCTTTTCTAATGGAGGGTGTCTATAAAACATATTTAAAAATCCAAAGCTCTTAGGGAGATAGTTGGAGGAGTGTAACTTACATAAAGCCCTAATATATGTTTTAGCTCCAACAGCTTTAGATGCTAATAGATCAGCTTCAGTTTCAAGCTTTCTAATAAAGTAGCTTTGAACTAACTCTATTAGCACATAGATAAGACCAAATAAGACTATTAATATTGGCTCCTCAACATTAAACTTTAATAGGAAGTAATAAACTTTAATAGGAAGTAATAGAGGATTGAGAAGATAATAATGGTTATAACTATATTCCCAAGAAAGCCTATTTTAACATGTATCTTCTTCCTATGTGCTAACTCATGGGCAATTATTCCTTTAATTTCATCTTCATTTAAAGATTCAAGTAATTTAGTGGTTAGGACTAACCTCTCTCTGAACAATCCTTTTATATAAGCATTTGCCATTGGAGATTTTATAACCTCTATTTTCTTAGGAGGAGAGACATTTAATTTTTTACTAAGCTCATTGGTCCAAGATTTAATTCTTTCATCAGCTTCCTCAACTTTAACAAATCCAACTTTTTTAAAGAGAAGATCAATAAGTTTATAGTAGATGTTAAAGATAATTGAATAGAAGATGATCCAAAATGAAATTCTTAAGACAAAAGGAAGATTATAGAACTCTTTCTTAAATGGCTCTATTATCTTTTCTGACATCCCACTAATTAAGAAAATAAATACCCCAACTATTGGAAGAACTATTATGATTAAAACAATAAGGGTTTTTAAATACTCTTTTCCTGTAACCTTTTCATCATAAAAGTTGCTTATCTCTTTTAAGTTTATAAAGATTGGGATAAAGACGATTAAGAACACCACTAAAAATAAGGCAGGAAAAATAATAGTTGGAGAGATATTTAGGAAGTAAGAGAGTAGTAAAGGAGAATCACAAACTATTAAAGAAAGTAGGAAAAGAATAGCAATAACTATAGAGTTAAGAAATAATAGAGAGTTATATTTTTTTATAACCTTACTCTTTTCCTCTACACTCAATGGCTTGGATTTAAAGAGAGCCTTAATTTTCAAGCTTATTAATATAGTTGAAACTATCATTATAAGAAAAAGTGCTATACAGAGTATAATTATTGGAAGGTTGAGAGAATACTTAACCCTTAAAATAGAGCCATTTAGAGAATAATCATTAATCTTTAGAAATTTGGCACAGCTTACTTCATTTAAAGTTAGGTTACTAAGATTTTTAAAGTTAAAGGTTAAAATTTCCCTCTTTTTATCTAATGGAACCTTCAAAGAATAAAAATAATTAGAGTCTTCTTTAAACTTATTTAATTCTAAGTAGGAAAGGTTGGAGATTATGGGAGAGATATTATTTTTAGACTCAATCTTAATCCAGCCATAGCTATCTAAATTGACACTAACATTTATAGAATAAACTGAGTTAATTAGTAAAAGTATAAAAATTAGCTTTAAAGCTCTCATCTTATTCCTCTTTCTTCTTGTAAGGTGTTGGGATGTAATAAACAGATGGCCTATTTCTTCCAGCCTGTGGATAAAGTTCTAAGAGCTTATAAACCTTCTTAGGAACATTAGTATCTATTTCCAGCCCAAGCTCTTTTAACTTACTAACAGTTAGAGGATAGTCATGTGTCCATCTTCCCTCTGTTAAGATCTTAGCCAACTCTTTAGCCTTCTCTTCTCCATACTTATCTTTTAACAGCTCATAAACAAAATCTTCCATCTGCTTTATAGCTTTCTTAGCAACATCATAGAGAACTAAAAATTCATCTGAAACCTTCTCTCCTTTTTTGTAGTAAGTCTCTATAATAGAAGCTGCTGGATATTGGCCGAGTTGAGGATCAACTGGGCCAAGGACAGCATTTTTATCCATAATTATCTTATCAGCAGCTAAAGCTATTAATGTTCCTCCACTCATGGCATAGTGTGGAATTATAACCCTTGTCTCTGCCTTATGCTCCTTCAATGCTAAAGCTATCTGCTCTGCAGCTAAGGCTATCCCTCCTGGAGTATGTATAATTAAATCTATTGGCATATTGTCAGGGGTTAACCTTATAGCTCTTAAGATCTCTTCACTATCCTCTATAGTTATATACCTATATATTGGAATTCCAAATAAGCTTAGTATCTCTTGCCTATGTATAAGAGCAATAACCCTACTCTTCCTCTCCTTTTCAATTTCCCTTATACACCTTAACCTCTTCATCACTCTAATTCTCATGGAAAATTCAGGATATAAGAAGAGGAGAAAGAAGAGGATAAAAAAGAAAAAGTCACTACTCATTCTTTCCCTCTCCTTAGGCATGCTTTAACTAAGCCATCAAATAGAGGATGTGGCTTATTAGGCCTTGACTTGAACTCAGGATGTGCCTGAGTAGCTACAAAGTAATCATTGTTTAGCTCAATGAACTCAACTAACCTACCATCAGGAGAGGTTCCAGAGATGATTAAGCCATGCTTCTCCAATATTTCATGATACTCTGGATTAACCTCATATCTATGCCTATGTCTCTCATAAACCTCCTTTCTCCCATAGAGTTTATGAACCAATGTTCCCTCTTTTAAAATAGCTTTATAAGCCCCTAACCTCATTGTTCCTCCTTTCTCCTTAACTTCCTTTTGTTCTGGAAGTAGGTCAATAACAGGATGCTTAGTCTCTGGATCAAACTCTGTTGAATTAGCCCCTTCTAAGTTACAGACATTCCTTGCAAATTCAATAACAGCACACTGTAGCCCCATACAGATGCCTAAGAAAGGAATGTTATTTTCTCTTGCATATCTTATAGCATTTATCTTCCCCTCTACCCCTCTCTCTCCAAACCCTCCAGGAACTAATATTCCATCTAATTTATTCTCTTCTCTATACTTATCCAAGATTTCCCTATAATCCTCTCTCTCCAAGTGTTCAGCATGTATCCAATTTATATTAACTCTTGTATCATTCTTAGCCCCAGCATGTATAAGAGCTTCAATAATACTTAGATAAGCATCCCTAAGCTCAACATACTTTCCCACTATCCCTATTGTTATTTCATTCATTGGGTTTATAACTCTATCAACAAACCTCCTCCAGTCTTCTAAGTTTGGCTTCCTATCTTCAAGGTTTAACTTTTTAGTTATTAACTTCCCCAAACCTTCCTTTTCTAAGTTTAAAGGGACTTCATAAATAGTTCTTGCATCTCTTGCCTCTATTACAGCCTCTTTATCTACATCACAAAATAAAGCCAATTTTTCCCTAATCTTATCATTTATTGGTAGTTCTGTTCTACATATTAAGATATCTGGCTGTATCCCAATACTCCTTAACTCCTTAACACTATGCTGGGTTGGCTTAGTCTTCAGCTCTCCAGCAGCTCTTATGTAGGGAAGGAGAGAGACATGGATATATAAAGTATTCTCTTTCCCCAAATCCTTCTTCATCTGTCTAATAGCCTCTAAGAAGGGTAAGCTCTCAATGTCTCCAACAGTTCCACCAATCTCAACAATTGTAACATCATAACCCTTTCCCAACCTCTTGATCCAATCCTTAATTTCATTTGTTATATGAGGAATAACTTGAACAGTTTTTCCTAAATACTCTCCTCTTCTCTCCTTTGTAAGAACATTCCAATAAATTTTTCCTGTTGTTATATTATTATCCCTTGTTAAATTCTCATCTATAAATCTTTCATAATGTCCCAAGTCAAGATCTGTCTCTCCACCATCTTCAGTTACAAACACTTCACCATGCTCATAGGGAGACATGGTTCCAGCATCTATTTGTAAGTAGGGATCTATCTTTATCATATTCACTTTAAACCCTCTTGATTTCAGCAATCTTCCAATAGATGCTGCTGTTATCCCCTTTCCTAAAGAGGAAATAACTCCACCAGTTATAAATATAAATTTCATAATCCTTCCCACCTTAAATTATAAAACTTTTTATATAACAAAGCTTTACAATTATTACAAAAACTTATTTAAAATAATAAGCAGCTTTT contains the following coding sequences:
- the pyrG gene encoding glutamine hydrolyzing CTP synthase — its product is MKFIFITGGVISSLGKGITAASIGRLLKSRGFKVNMIKIDPYLQIDAGTMSPYEHGEVFVTEDGGETDLDLGHYERFIDENLTRDNNITTGKIYWNVLTKERRGEYLGKTVQVIPHITNEIKDWIKRLGKGYDVTIVEIGGTVGDIESLPFLEAIRQMKKDLGKENTLYIHVSLLPYIRAAGELKTKPTQHSVKELRSIGIQPDILICRTELPINDKIREKLALFCDVDKEAVIEARDARTIYEVPLNLEKEGLGKLITKKLNLEDRKPNLEDWRRFVDRVINPMNEITIGIVGKYVELRDAYLSIIEALIHAGAKNDTRVNINWIHAEHLEREDYREILDKYREENKLDGILVPGGFGERGVEGKINAIRYARENNIPFLGICMGLQCAVIEFARNVCNLEGANSTEFDPETKHPVIDLLPEQKEVKEKGGTMRLGAYKAILKEGTLVHKLYGRKEVYERHRHRYEVNPEYHEILEKHGLIISGTSPDGRLVEFIELNNDYFVATQAHPEFKSRPNKPHPLFDGLVKACLRRGKE
- the sepS gene encoding O-phosphoserine--tRNA ligase, producing MGFNIEEVSELAKKDFEKAWIETKKLIKEKRINERYPRIKLSYGKPHPVMETIERLREAYLRLGFEEVINPIIVDEQDIYKQFGPEAMAVLDRCFYLAGLPRPDVGLGREKIEIIEELGVKLNEEKAESLRRVLHSYKKGAIDGDDLTYKIAEALNISDELSLKILEKAFPEFKELKPESSKLTLRSHMTSGWFITLSSLIKNRELPIKLFSIDRCFRREQREDKSHLMSYHSASCVLASEDVSVDDGMAIAEALLEQFGFKRFKFKPDEKRSKYYTPETQTEVYAYHPKLGWLEVATFGIYSPVALANYRIDVPVLNLGLGVERLAMILYNYEDVRAMVYPQFYRQRLSDRELAKEIKVDNVPVLDELYNLTNKLIDEAIRNKDKESPVSIVIKENIEFNSVEREITVELFEKEENKRLLGPSALNEVYVYDGSIYGVPKSLEGVKEEYKELISKILADGVSTGIRYIDGIMFKLTSKIEEALLSNIEEFNFRVTIVRGLSDINLKISDLALKQIMGENKVIDVRGPVFLNAKVYIR
- a CDS encoding potassium channel family protein, producing METHEKIIVGILAIFSIILLESLILSITEHWDFFTAFYTAVVTISTVGYGDYTPKTFLGKLSVIIYIFAGVGAVAYTLSNVASFFIEGHFKRYFRLKRMRDRIKKLENHYIICGFGRLGRIVAYELEKNNIPYIVIDKDEEKLKEEIEKNPNFLCIHGDATQDETLEKAKIKKAKGLITVVGSDAENVFITLSAKKLNPNIFIVSKADAPSTLDKLIKAGADRAVCPYTVGGMEIARLAISPEIVEFIHSLVATKEDMEIRRFEVKNKELDGVSIKDSKIREKTGATILVVVKDGKYITNPPPELKLNVGDIIYAFGTCEQLDKLKKYLGE
- a CDS encoding M48 family metalloprotease, translated to MKVYYFLLKFNVEEPILIVLFGLIYVLIELVQSYFIRKLETEADLLASKAVGAKTYIRALCKLHSSNYLPKSFGFLNMFYRHPPLEKRLKRIAKKFNIPEEEVEEIIEKYYRR
- the mvp gene encoding hyperpolarization-activated voltage-gated potassium channel, coding for MGKIKELLSLIFTLEIAISFILSTYHIHSQVLFILDYIAILYFTFETLYNFYKAKCKKEFFKDIYNIIDTIVIIAFVLYTLNIFYSKVLVNLRLINLIRILVLLRIIKIRKIEKYPEVINFLTLLILCFISSCFIWVFEGEVNPEINNFFDAFYFTTISITTVGYGDITPKTEAGKLIIIFSVLLFISGIITSIQKALRGEDGNS
- a CDS encoding ThiF family adenylyltransferase; this encodes MDEVEELEKKLKPRGEVSIIGCGRLGVRVAFNLLEVHRGGAEKVYLFDSAKIEENDIVHRRLGGKVGEYKVDLVKRFFGERAEVYRTNINKDNLHLIKGDVVIICIAGGNTIPITREIVNYCHERGIKTIGSNGVFGIEEKVYIDDSQYTKGPAKLLGVKNHTVVGTRKFIKDGEPITPYTLDEIAKKMVILCLKYLYYG
- a CDS encoding M56 family metallopeptidase, producing the protein MRALKLIFILLLINSVYSINVSVNLDSYGWIKIESKNNISPIISNLSYLELNKFKEDSNYFYSLKVPLDKKREILTFNFKNLSNLTLNEVSCAKFLKINDYSLNGSILRVKYSLNLPIIILCIALFLIMIVSTILISLKIKALFKSKPLSVEEKSKVIKKYNSLLFLNSIVIAILFLLSLIVCDSPLLLSYFLNISPTIIFPALFLVVFLIVFIPIFINLKEISNFYDEKVTGKEYLKTLIVLIIIVLPIVGVFIFLISGMSEKIIEPFKKEFYNLPFVLRISFWIIFYSIIFNIYYKLIDLLFKKVGFVKVEEADERIKSWTNELSKKLNVSPPKKIEVIKSPMANAYIKGLFRERLVLTTKLLESLNEDEIKGIIAHELAHRKKIHVKIGFLGNIVITIIIFSILYYFLLKFITSY
- a CDS encoding SDH family Clp fold serine proteinase, producing the protein MSSDFFFFILFFLLFLYPEFSMRIRVMKRLRCIREIEKERKSRVIALIHRQEILSLFGIPIYRYITIEDSEEILRAIRLTPDNMPIDLIIHTPGGIALAAEQIALALKEHKAETRVIIPHYAMSGGTLIALAADKIIMDKNAVLGPVDPQLGQYPAASIIETYYKKGEKVSDEFLVLYDVAKKAIKQMEDFVYELLKDKYGEEKAKELAKILTEGRWTHDYPLTVSKLKELGLEIDTNVPKKVYKLLELYPQAGRNRPSVYYIPTPYKKKEE
- a CDS encoding MnmC family methyltransferase, with translation MLPQREALKVIRKYIPIYDGDNEEKLKVRILEEIKKFLVKTEDGTFTLKAEDENEKMHSSMGSLKEAIYKFVKPTELEYKKKPFILDLCSGLTYNAVSALHFNKDAKIHMVEICEEVLFLSLFLEIPFKEHEIVKDKIREYFLNKLGYSYKSKYKNIILDVADARKINLYNYDIIFHDAFSPKRDPTLYTYNFLKKLYSHLNKEGVLVSYSSSIPFRRALVESNYIIVERKSPERKRGITLAYKEKSTEERINEVDERLIALSINSIPYIDKNLSWSREKIKEYREKIKREIKNELIKKNIYIPTKKIRAGKVSEKILKIQKERGNSTEIIKRMSEVIGWDSILRKYLN